A single Biomphalaria glabrata chromosome 2, xgBioGlab47.1, whole genome shotgun sequence DNA region contains:
- the LOC106072836 gene encoding uncharacterized protein LOC106072836: protein MIFIKKWQLFVKWLLFLITIFLLWHIVQHFLKIASGNSYNSYSQNDKVDLDHWSLNNADFEWLPNIMKSKSDVLPIVVVEEHYEVLKYWFQAAEIGLISKSRNILIHIDSHVDGAIPYDTEHIPWFRFPVNRKEVHNMMQRNDMFIVAATLTGLVDHVVWVWPGWDATNHESDWSHIIFDIQFGYLKVKGDPGIDIYKNDLCACWKVLNDSLKTRMDTSKKETWSCHRRNFTEIEAQDGPMISYNECMIQATAVFEVMSETKASTQLLKMYPAFVSAGVILDIDEDFFGCWSDMFAFQKLGTLQKSIDLLSELVADVLCAESVIDEQTADKFYTSLVNLVIVLKSQSCDLSTAHTNKLGKPCKKNIEINNFLIESIPMLIGFLSDQGEGHLLCHEEPKLQGLSLQSMVQLLFNFSIKELQILSDIGICFQVSPSSVYFENNGNLHVCHGENTPERSEVSFHYPSTTEIFSQNVTLRRILSSVFRKPDIITLCRSVRDGYTPKQLHTVIEKNILKTISNAYRSADIEKVHFDNNLLGGRTGWHQRKRDWVDKLLEYISIDYVDKHNI, encoded by the exons atgattttcataaaaaaatggcaACTCTTCGTTAAATGGCTACTGTTTCTCATAACAATTTTCCTTCTTTGGCACATTGTCcagcattttttaaagatagcTTCTGGTAATAGTTATAACAGTTACAGTCAAAatgataaagtagatcttgatcACTGGAGTCTGAATAATGCGGATTTTGAATGGCTACCTAATATCATGAAATCTAAGTCAGATGTGTTACCTATTGTTGTAGTAGAGGAACATTATGAAG ttttgaagtACTGGTTTCAGGCTGCAGAAATTGGCTTGATTTCGAAATCAAGAAATATACTG ATTCACATAGATAGTCATGTTGATGGAGCCATCCCATATGACACTGAACATATTCCATGGTTTCGTTTCCCTGTCAATAGAAAGGAAGTCCATAATATGATGCAGAGAAATGATATGTTTATTGTG GCTGCAACTTTGACAGGGTTAGTAGATCATGTAGTTTGGGTCTGGCCTGGATGGGATGCTACTAATCATGAATCAGACTGGAGTCAtattatatttgatattcaattTGGTTACTTAAAAGTTAAAGGTGACCCAGGAATAGACATTTATAAGAATGACTTGTGTGCATGTTGGAAAGTTCTAAATGATTCTCTAAAAACTAGGATGGACACATCAAAAAAGGAAACATGGTCATGTCACAGAAGAAACTTTACGGAAATTGAAGCACAGGATGGGCCTATGATAAGTTATAATGAATGCATGATTCAGGCTACTGCAGTCTTTGAAGTCATGAGTGAAACTAAAGCATCAACTCAGCTGCTAAAAATGTATCCAGCTTTTGTGTCTGCTGGTGTCATATTGGATATTGATGAAGATTTTTTTGGTTGTTGGAGTGATATGTTTGCTTTTCAAAAACTTGGAACACTACAAAAAAGTATTGATCTTCTCTCAGAGTTGGTAGCTGATGTGCTCTGTGCTGAGTCTGTTATTGATGAACAAACAGCTGACAAGTTCTACACATCTTTAGTTAACTTGGTGATTGTTTTAAAATCTCAGAGCTGTGACTTAAGTACTGCACACACGAACAAATTGGGCAAaccttgtaaaaaaaacattgagatCAACAATTTTCTAATTGAGAGTATTCCCATGTTAATTGGTTTCCTTAGTGATCAAGGTGAAGGGCATCTACTCTGTCATGAAGAACCAAAGCTTCAAGGACTGTCTTTGCAAAGTATGGTGCAGCTGCTCTTTAACTTTTCTATAAAAGAGCTTCAAATTTTATCTGACATTGGTATCTGCTTTCAAGTGTCACCATCTTCAGTGTATTTTGAAAACAATGGGAATTTACATGTTTGCCATGGTGAAAATACACCAGAGAGATCAGAAGTTTCTTTTCATTACCCATcaacaacagaaatattttctcAGAATGTCACTTTAAGAAGgattctatcttctgtctttaGGAAACCTGATATAATTACATTATGCAGATCAGTAAGAGATGGGTATACCCCAAAACAGTTGCACACAGTCATAGAGAAAAACATACTGAAAACCATTTCAAATGCCTATAGAAGTGCTGATATTGAAAAAGTGCATTTTGACAATAATTTACTTGGCGGTAGAACAGGATGGCATCAACGGAAGAGAGATTGGGTAGATAAACTTTTAGAATATATTTCTATTGATTATGTAGATAAACATAATATATGA